From the Ferrigenium kumadai genome, one window contains:
- a CDS encoding hybrid sensor histidine kinase/response regulator codes for MIEDKELRSLFKIESEERLQHLDTGLLRLEETPSDLALLEDLFREAHSLKGAARMLGLIDIQTLSHQLEDALGAARKGEALLQAEAVASMNKTLEAIRRLVQIEIGETATPVGAVQKTEQPPVSQPGTEPAPTIPQQAIPQPATSQPAAPKQETFRIETIRVDPKKLDALMTQAGELTVTKIRIARRLAEVDELLDYCEEWERALHAKQANASEQIAQRLESLQATLSHLRGGAYEDSARLDFVSDQLESGIRTMRLLPMSTLFVLFPRLVHDLAQELHKEVELVLEGQETVADKRVLEEMKDPLMHMLRNAIGHGIESPEQRAQAGKPRSGTIRVKASQTPAGIVIEVSDDGRGLDLDEIRRTALKHNMYREDELAAMSTEQLQSLILVAGFSTVGFVTELSGRGVGLDVVRNNVEQLKGELRIESVPGKGMTLRTQLPVSLATVQVLVVAANGYRYALPVEHVQFSRKVELRSLYTMEGKRTISLDAQAISVAWLTELLDITSPAIRQTRGAQAVSTCVVLTVGEERFGLMVDDLIDELEVVLKPQGKLLKRVRNVAGATILETGEVCMVLNPHDLLKTLRKSSVAATPVAAAETAPARKVLLLAEDSITTRTQEKRILEGAGYEVVTAVDGADAYNKLGSRSFDAVVSDIVMPNMTGLDLTEKIRADKKYTELPIILVTSLASEEDQRRGLEAGANAYIAKPSFDQQVLLECLARLI; via the coding sequence ATGATCGAAGACAAGGAACTGCGCAGTCTCTTCAAGATCGAGAGCGAGGAGCGCTTGCAGCACCTCGACACCGGCTTGCTGCGCCTGGAAGAGACGCCGTCCGACCTGGCGCTGCTGGAAGACCTGTTCCGGGAAGCGCATAGCCTCAAGGGCGCAGCGCGGATGCTGGGACTGATCGACATCCAGACCCTGTCGCACCAGCTCGAGGATGCCCTCGGGGCAGCCAGGAAAGGCGAAGCCTTGCTGCAAGCGGAAGCGGTGGCCTCCATGAACAAGACCCTGGAGGCGATACGCCGGCTGGTGCAGATAGAGATCGGTGAGACGGCCACGCCGGTTGGCGCAGTGCAAAAGACAGAACAGCCGCCAGTTTCCCAGCCCGGAACGGAACCGGCACCAACCATTCCGCAGCAAGCCATTCCGCAACCGGCCACTTCACAACCCGCAGCGCCGAAGCAAGAAACCTTCCGCATCGAAACGATACGCGTCGACCCGAAAAAACTGGATGCGCTGATGACGCAAGCGGGCGAACTGACGGTGACCAAGATCCGTATCGCGCGCCGCTTGGCCGAGGTGGACGAGCTGCTTGATTATTGCGAGGAATGGGAAAGAGCGCTGCATGCAAAACAGGCAAATGCGAGCGAACAGATCGCGCAGAGACTGGAATCCCTGCAAGCCACGCTGAGCCACTTACGCGGCGGCGCTTATGAGGACAGCGCCCGGCTGGACTTCGTCTCAGACCAGCTCGAAAGCGGCATCCGCACCATGCGCCTGCTGCCGATGTCCACCCTTTTCGTGCTGTTCCCGCGTTTGGTGCACGACCTGGCGCAGGAGCTGCACAAAGAGGTGGAGCTGGTCCTCGAGGGCCAGGAGACCGTGGCGGACAAGCGGGTGCTGGAGGAAATGAAAGACCCGCTGATGCACATGCTGCGCAACGCCATCGGCCATGGCATCGAGTCCCCGGAGCAGCGCGCACAAGCAGGCAAACCGCGCAGCGGCACCATCCGCGTCAAGGCCAGCCAGACTCCCGCCGGCATCGTCATCGAGGTCAGCGACGACGGACGGGGACTGGACCTGGACGAGATCAGGCGCACCGCTTTGAAGCACAACATGTACCGCGAAGATGAACTGGCCGCCATGAGCACTGAGCAATTGCAGTCGCTGATCCTGGTTGCCGGATTCTCCACCGTCGGTTTTGTCACCGAGCTTTCCGGGCGCGGAGTCGGCCTCGACGTGGTGCGCAACAACGTGGAGCAACTCAAGGGAGAGCTCCGGATCGAATCCGTTCCTGGCAAGGGCATGACGCTGAGAACGCAGCTGCCGGTCTCACTGGCGACAGTGCAGGTGCTGGTCGTCGCGGCGAACGGGTACCGCTACGCCTTGCCGGTCGAGCACGTGCAATTCTCGCGCAAGGTCGAACTGCGCTCGCTGTATACCATGGAAGGAAAGCGGACGATTTCGCTGGATGCCCAGGCCATTTCCGTGGCGTGGCTGACCGAGCTGCTGGACATCACGTCGCCCGCCATCAGGCAGACACGCGGCGCCCAAGCCGTCTCGACCTGCGTCGTCCTCACTGTGGGTGAAGAACGTTTCGGGCTGATGGTGGACGACCTGATCGACGAACTGGAGGTCGTGCTGAAACCGCAAGGAAAGCTGCTGAAGCGGGTGCGAAACGTGGCCGGTGCGACCATCCTGGAAACCGGGGAAGTATGCATGGTGCTGAATCCGCACGACCTGCTCAAGACCCTGCGCAAGTCTTCCGTCGCCGCAACCCCGGTGGCAGCGGCAGAGACAGCACCGGCGAGAAAAGTCCTGCTGCTGGCCGAGGACAGCATCACCACGCGCACCCAGGAAAAACGCATCCTGGAGGGCGCGGGCTACGAGGTGGTCACCGCCGTCGACGGGGCGGACGCCTACAACAAACTCGGCTCCCGCTCGTTCGACGCGGTGGTCTCCGACATCGTGATGCCGAACATGACCGGCCTGGATCTCACCGAAAAGATCCGCGCCGACAAGAAGTACACCGAACTCCCCATCATCCTCGTGACCTCGCTCGCCTCGGAGGAGGACCAGCGACGCGGCCTGGAAGCAGGTGCGAACGCCTATATCGCAAAACCGTCGTTCGACCAGCAGGTGCTGCTGGAATGCCTGGCGAGGCTCATCTAG